GTGGTTGAAGAGGGTGGTTTTGCCGGCGTTGGGGTTGCCTGCAAGGGCGATGGTGATTCCCATGGCCTAATTGAGATGTCTTACCCTGTCAAGCTCCTGCACGACCTTTTACCTTGACATCCCGGCGTTGCTGGGGCCTGTCGCCGGGGACGAGATTTCTCCACCTCCAGAGGAATTGACCGCGGATCTCTACGGGGACCAAGGCGCTCAGACCCTGCGCAACAGCCACCAGCCTTGGATACAGGACCGAACCCGAAAGAAGATCGCTTTTTGGAGGGAGAAAGAGGGTGAGAACGAAAAGAAGCACCCCAACCATTACAAGACCCTTTGCGATCCCCACCCCTGCACCGGCGATACGGTCCAGCCAGCCGAGGCGGATCAGACGTAAAAATCCCTGAAGGACGACGCCCACAAGGAAAAAACCGAGATATACGAAGAGAAAGACGAGAACGAAGGCAGCGACGCGGGCCCACATCTCATTGGACAGGATGAAAAGTAGCCTCTCCGAAAGGGGACCGAAAAGATGCATGGCCACCCAGAATCCGGCCACGAGCCCCGCTAGTGTCGAGACGGATCTGCTGAACCCTGTCCAAAGGCCCCGGACGAAGGCGACCACAATGATGACGCCTATCAGGATGTCGAGCCAGTTTCCGTTCCAGGAAAAGGCGGAGTGGAGGGTTTGGGGATTCACGGGCTGTGAGATTCCATCCGTGGTTAGTGGTAAAGAAGGCGTTCGGCCTCGTCTGTTGCTTTATTCAAGCGGGCCTCGAGGAGCCTTTGATATTCCTCGATGCGGGTCCCCCGGGAGTCCTTTGGCACAAGGATGGGTTCTTCGTATACCATAACAACACGGGCAAAGGGAAGGGGAAGGATGGTCCTGTCCCAGCTCCCAAACCGCTTACACGGACGGGCAGCCATGCCAATAGGAAGTATGGGAGCCTCTGTCTCGCGGGCGATCACCACTGCGCCTTTCTGTGCGACACAGGCAGGCCCGCGGGAGCCGTCGGCCACGATCCCCACGTGGAGCCCCCTGTCCCGCACTGCCGAGATCAGGTCTCCCACCGCCCTGGCCCCACCCTTGTGTCGGGATCCAAGGACAGGGACCTGGCCGTGTCTCTCTATGTAGCGGGCGACCCAGCTTCCGTCTCCGCTCCCGCTCACCATAATGGCCGCTGGCACTCCACGAAAGTGATGGAGTGTATAAATGAGCGCGGCATGCCAAAGGGCGATGACAGCCGGCTCTCCCTTATCGTGAAGGGTGGTGAATCTCTCCTCGTGCACCAGGCGGGGCCTGCAGGTGGAGAGCCAGAGATCGATAAGGGAGAAAGCCACGCCCGTGAGGAATCGCCGGTCCGACCCTCGGGCTGATGCAGTCTTTCGTAGGGCATCTCGCACTTTCATCCTCCGTGAGGTACCATGTAAAATGCACGTTTTCAAGAAAAATCTGAATCCGTGAGGCCGTAGGCTTATGCTGTGAAAACGAAAGGTTGAGTGCATATCTCACGGATTCAGGAGAAAAAGCTATCAGCTACAGGCCATCAGCCATCAGCTTTTTGATTTTACTGAAAACAGATAACTGAGAAGACGAAGATGCAACGCGACACCATGGCCGAAGAGACAACAGGCAGGCGTTTTGAGGATATGCTCAAGGAACTCGAGAAGATCGTCCAGAGGCTTGAAGAGGAGGATCTTCCC
The window above is part of the Deltaproteobacteria bacterium genome. Proteins encoded here:
- a CDS encoding CvpA family protein, which codes for MNPQTLHSAFSWNGNWLDILIGVIIVVAFVRGLWTGFSRSVSTLAGLVAGFWVAMHLFGPLSERLLFILSNEMWARVAAFVLVFLFVYLGFFLVGVVLQGFLRLIRLGWLDRIAGAGVGIAKGLVMVGVLLFVLTLFLPPKSDLLSGSVLYPRLVAVAQGLSALVPVEIRGQFLWRWRNLVPGDRPQQRRDVKVKGRAGA
- a CDS encoding lysophospholipid acyltransferase family protein; this translates as MKVRDALRKTASARGSDRRFLTGVAFSLIDLWLSTCRPRLVHEERFTTLHDKGEPAVIALWHAALIYTLHHFRGVPAAIMVSGSGDGSWVARYIERHGQVPVLGSRHKGGARAVGDLISAVRDRGLHVGIVADGSRGPACVAQKGAVVIARETEAPILPIGMAARPCKRFGSWDRTILPLPFARVVMVYEEPILVPKDSRGTRIEEYQRLLEARLNKATDEAERLLYH